The Pirellulales bacterium genome includes the window CCGTCGGCACGTGGGCATCGATGAACTTGGCGCCGGGCTTCGGATTCAGCCGACGCAGCTCGTTCAAGGCCTCGTGAATCAGCTTCATCGACATCCCGCTGCGCTTCTCGATTTGCGGCAGGCGGTTGTGCTCGAGATCCTCGAAATGATCGACGATCAGCCGGCGGACCTCCACGTACAGCGGCATCCCCGGCGTGAGCTGCAGCAGCAAACACTCTTTCAGATCCCGGGCGCCGATGCCCGGTGGGTCGAGCTTGTGCACCGTGGCCAGCGCCTGTTGGGCCAGCTGAAGTTGTTCGGGCCCGCCGGCCGGGTCGATCAACTCTTCGAGCCGGGTGCGTAGATAGCCGTTCTGGTCGAGGCTGTAGATGATCCGCTCGCACATCTGCCGCAAAGCGGGATCGAGCTCGAACCAGGCCAACTGGTCGGTCAGGTAGTCTTGCAGCGAGGGCGGCCGCGACGCCATGTTGGCCATCGCGTCGTGCTTCCGGTCGGCTTCTTCTTCGAGACGCGTGCTCGACAGGCGCGGGCGCTCGTCGAAATGGTCTGGCAACTGCTCGTCCATCTCGAGCAGCCGCTCGAAATCATCGGCGTTGGAATTGGTTTCGTCGACGACCAGTTCGCGCTCTTCGGTCGTCGGGGCGTCCGGGCTTTCGGCCGAATCGGCGGGCGGAGGGCCGTCTTCGGCGACCGGTTCGGCCTCTTCTTCGCGAACCTCCAGCACCGGGTTTTCCTGGAGTTCCTGTTCGATGCGCTCTTGCAGGGCCATGATCGGCAACTGCAGGATCTCCATCGATTGGATCATCCGCGGCGCCAGAATCTGCTTCTGGACCTGCCGCATCTCCTGTCCAAACGACAATCGCATCGCAACTGCGCCGATCGTTCGATCGGCCTCCTCAAGGGTGGGCTACAAGCGCCCCTTGCGTCGAGTTTTCCCACCGACCCGCATTCTGGCACACTCTGGCAGAAAATGCCCGAGCGTTTTCTCAACTGTTTACTGCCGACTTGCTTGGCGGCTCTGGACGCTTGGCACCAGGGCCTTATAGTCGCTGCCTTCCGGCCAATGCGTCCGCAACAATCTCCTTATTGGCAAATTCTAGCACACTGCCGCTGGTGATCCCCCGGGCGAGGCGGGTGATGGTTACCGGGCAGTCTGCCAGCAGACTGCTGATGTGCAGGGCCGTACCGTCGCCCTCGACCGTCGGATTGGTCGCCATGATCAATTCGCGCACCTGGCCGGCGCGGACCCGCGCGACCAGCGCCTCGATCGTCAATTGGTCCGGACCGATACCTTCGAGCGGGGCAATCCGCCCCAGCAGCACGTGATACAAACCGTGATAAGTGCCGGCCTGCTCGATGGCCAGCAGGTCACGCGGCTGTTCGACGACGCAAATCGTCGTCGCATCGCGACGCGGATCGGCGCAGATCGAGCACAGCTCGCTCTCGGCCAGATTATAACATTGCCGGCAATGCCGGACGTTTTCTTTGACCGCTCGAATCGCGTCGGCCAGCGCCAGCGCCTCGCCGCGCTGCACGCGCAGCACGTGATACGCCAGTCGTTCGGCCGATTTGCGGCCGATCCCTGGCAAGCGTCCGAACTCCTCGATCAAGCGTGTGACGCAGTCGCTGCCTCCGGCCACGATGGCGGAACTCCTCTGTGCTAAGGCTTGACACCCGGCAGACGCGAAAGCAAAGTGTCGAGCCCCGGCAGCGAAATCCCGCCGGTCAACGCTTGCATCGCCTCGCCGTGCGCTGCTTGGGCCTTTTCCACGGCCTGGTTCACCGCCGAGCGTACCAGGTCTTCGAGCAATTCTTTGTCGGGATTTTGCAACAGCTGCGGATCGATGCGGCAAGCCAGCACTTCACAGGCACCATTCATTTCGATTTCCAGGAGCCCGCCGCCGGCCGTACCCGTCACGTGCCGCGCACGCAATTGCTCCCCGAGCTGCTGCATCTTTCCGCCCAGCTCTTGCGCTTGTTTCATCAGTCCCGCCAGATCGCCCAAACCTTTGAACACGTCTTGCCTCGCTGAATCTGTTGTGGACCGCTGGGCCGTGGTGGAAGCTGTTTCACCGGCGATCGGGCAAATCGACCGACAGCGGTTTCGCGTCGAACAATTCTATGGCACGCCGGGCCAGCGGGTGCTGCGAT containing:
- the rpoN gene encoding RNA polymerase factor sigma-54; translation: MRLSFGQEMRQVQKQILAPRMIQSMEILQLPIMALQERIEQELQENPVLEVREEEAEPVAEDGPPPADSAESPDAPTTEERELVVDETNSNADDFERLLEMDEQLPDHFDERPRLSSTRLEEEADRKHDAMANMASRPPSLQDYLTDQLAWFELDPALRQMCERIIYSLDQNGYLRTRLEELIDPAGGPEQLQLAQQALATVHKLDPPGIGARDLKECLLLQLTPGMPLYVEVRRLIVDHFEDLEHNRLPQIEKRSGMSMKLIHEALNELRRLNPKPGAKFIDAHVPTVTPDVFIEPAENGGYKVRLEDGPTPTLFISPIYRQMLQSGKASEEAREYIKRKLNSAQWLIESIEQRRNTLTRVAQAIVDHQTEFLNKGPESIEPLKMQQIADKVHVHVTTVSRAVDDKWIQTPRGIFPLKRFFVGGTTSADGEEVAWDTIRLKLQEIIDKEDKHNPLSDDELVKELEKHGLKVARRTVTKYRKAMNIASSRQRRVWDE
- the recR gene encoding recombination mediator RecR, producing the protein MAGGSDCVTRLIEEFGRLPGIGRKSAERLAYHVLRVQRGEALALADAIRAVKENVRHCRQCYNLAESELCSICADPRRDATTICVVEQPRDLLAIEQAGTYHGLYHVLLGRIAPLEGIGPDQLTIEALVARVRAGQVRELIMATNPTVEGDGTALHISSLLADCPVTITRLARGITSGSVLEFANKEIVADALAGRQRL
- a CDS encoding YbaB/EbfC family nucleoid-associated protein, whose protein sequence is MKQAQELGGKMQQLGEQLRARHVTGTAGGGLLEIEMNGACEVLACRIDPQLLQNPDKELLEDLVRSAVNQAVEKAQAAHGEAMQALTGGISLPGLDTLLSRLPGVKP